In the genome of bacterium, one region contains:
- a CDS encoding NAD(P)-dependent oxidoreductase, which produces MTRTIAITGATGLLGSHLAAAFAERGWNVRAGVRRPQTYAPPGDGVSPFQCELPGGIDPTGLEGVDVLLHAAYDTKFRSKKQAVRVNYNGTRELLRLADEAEIPRRVFISSCSAHPLALSFYGRSKLALEKEFRRDGDLILRPGLIVASGGLFGRMADTVRKSRIVPLFDGGKQVVQTIHIDDVCEAIVRAVERDETGRFVLAETDGISMRELMRLMAEAQDHRPLFVSVPSLPVLACLKIAEMFRIPLPVSSENLLGLRSMVHQDARPSLDRLGVSIRPARESIRDILSR; this is translated from the coding sequence ATGACGCGTACGATCGCCATCACTGGAGCCACCGGATTGCTGGGTTCGCACCTGGCAGCAGCTTTCGCTGAGCGTGGCTGGAACGTGCGTGCAGGCGTTCGCCGGCCTCAGACTTATGCGCCCCCAGGAGACGGCGTTTCACCATTTCAGTGCGAGCTTCCGGGCGGGATCGATCCCACCGGCCTGGAAGGCGTCGACGTGCTCCTGCACGCGGCGTACGACACCAAGTTCCGCTCGAAGAAGCAGGCCGTACGTGTGAACTACAACGGCACGCGCGAACTTCTGCGCCTCGCCGACGAAGCGGAGATACCCCGACGCGTCTTCATATCGTCATGCTCCGCGCATCCGCTCGCGCTGAGCTTTTATGGTCGCAGCAAGCTTGCTTTGGAGAAGGAGTTTCGTCGGGACGGCGACTTGATCCTCCGCCCGGGGTTGATTGTCGCCAGTGGGGGACTGTTCGGGCGTATGGCGGACACCGTGCGCAAGAGCCGCATCGTTCCGCTCTTCGATGGTGGAAAGCAAGTCGTGCAGACTATTCACATCGACGATGTCTGCGAAGCAATCGTCCGCGCCGTCGAACGCGACGAGACCGGTCGATTTGTTCTGGCAGAGACCGACGGAATCTCAATGCGCGAGCTGATGCGATTGATGGCAGAGGCGCAGGATCACCGGCCGCTTTTTGTCTCCGTCCCCAGTTTACCCGTTCTAGCTTGTCTGAAGATTGCAGAGATGTTCCGCATTCCATTGCCCGTCTCGTCGGAGAATCTTCTCGGCCTGCGCTCGATGGTTCACCAGGACGCACGACCAAGCCTCGATCGTCTCGGCGTATCCATTCGTCCTGCTCGGGAATCGATTCGCGATATCTTGAGTCGTTAA
- a CDS encoding ABC transporter ATP-binding protein, with translation MAAMVELKELRKRFGPITAVDGVSFQVDKGEVLGFLGPNGAGKSTTMKMLTCFLAPTSGTASVCGFDILEKPTQVRSRIGYLPEGAPAYPDMTPTSFLNFIAEIRGLKGSSKKKAIDRVWELVDLKGVMHQPIETLSKGYKRRVGLAQAILADPDVLILDEPTDGLDPNQKHEVRTLIKEMSKDKVIILSTHILEEVEAVCSRAIIIAKGRSIFDGTPAELERRSRYHNAVSLTIEKGTAPEAKGKLSALDNVDKVEERGSGENGTVSFMVFPKKGKAILAEISAFALKNGWQLDELHSEVGRLDEVFRQLTLGGSKKEDRK, from the coding sequence ATGGCAGCGATGGTGGAGTTAAAGGAACTCCGCAAGCGTTTCGGTCCCATCACGGCTGTCGATGGCGTCTCGTTCCAGGTGGACAAGGGCGAAGTCCTTGGTTTCCTGGGCCCCAACGGCGCCGGCAAATCGACAACGATGAAGATGCTGACCTGTTTCCTGGCACCGACGTCGGGAACCGCTTCCGTTTGTGGATTCGACATTCTCGAGAAGCCGACCCAGGTGCGTTCCCGGATCGGTTATCTCCCCGAGGGCGCTCCGGCTTACCCGGATATGACCCCGACCAGCTTCCTGAACTTCATCGCGGAGATCCGCGGCCTGAAGGGGAGCTCAAAGAAGAAGGCCATCGACAGGGTTTGGGAGCTCGTGGACCTGAAGGGCGTCATGCACCAGCCGATCGAGACGCTTTCGAAGGGCTACAAGCGCCGCGTCGGATTGGCACAGGCCATCCTGGCGGATCCGGATGTTCTGATTCTCGACGAGCCCACCGACGGTCTCGATCCGAATCAGAAGCACGAAGTCCGCACCCTCATTAAGGAAATGTCGAAGGACAAGGTCATTATCCTGTCCACGCATATCCTGGAGGAAGTCGAGGCCGTCTGCAGCCGGGCAATCATCATTGCCAAGGGCCGATCGATTTTCGACGGCACGCCTGCAGAGCTGGAGCGGCGCTCCCGCTACCACAATGCCGTGTCGTTGACGATCGAGAAGGGAACGGCTCCCGAAGCAAAGGGGAAGCTCTCGGCGCTCGACAATGTCGACAAGGTCGAGGAGCGGGGCTCCGGCGAAAACGGCACCGTCAGCTTCATGGTTTTCCCGAAGAAGGGAAAGGCGATCCTCGCCGAAATCTCCGCGTTCGCGCTCAAGAATGGCTGGCAACTCGATGAGTTGCATTCGGAAGTTGGCCGACTGGACGAGGTGTTCCGTCAGTTGACTCTCGGGGGCTCGAAGAAGGAGGACCGGAAATGA
- a CDS encoding peptidylprolyl isomerase, whose amino-acid sequence MNKKAIGVIIAIAAVLAVAAVLAFNQHRASLEDTTELPVLFEGIVDQLDDVQTIEIQDNAETVTLEQKDGKWGVVNKGNYTASDSALRLLFVGLGDMEVLEKKTSNPDWYDRLGVQDPTEDDAESVKVTMKSGDGSTIASLIVGKPQPGGARDRLYVRKPDDKQSWLVRSPLKAPGGVDSWLEKTILDVNKDDVESVTLTDEFGETVELVRKDGHGSDWEIANLPEGYDANPVNVLQGPAASLGALKFTDVVPASEIPDDATSETTMVAETFDGERLVAHTYYVEGTPPLYYMTIEASYDPSLRPKDKADEENADETKDENAFKPRPAGEVQNEVEELQQRFEGWAYQVPSWKAQNMRKKLSDLATRSEKVTASHILISYEGASRSSQTRTRDEARAKAEEILARVQENPDDFAEIAMEESDGPSAPKGGDLGEFGRGRMAPPFEAAAFALKPGEISGIVETEFGFHIIKRTK is encoded by the coding sequence ATGAACAAGAAAGCTATCGGAGTCATCATCGCCATCGCTGCCGTGCTGGCCGTTGCAGCCGTCCTTGCCTTCAACCAGCACCGTGCGTCTCTGGAAGATACCACAGAGTTGCCCGTGTTGTTCGAAGGGATCGTCGATCAGTTGGACGACGTGCAGACGATCGAGATCCAGGACAATGCCGAGACAGTTACGCTCGAGCAGAAGGATGGTAAGTGGGGCGTCGTCAACAAGGGCAACTACACGGCAAGCGATTCGGCACTTCGTCTCCTCTTCGTCGGTCTTGGCGACATGGAAGTCCTGGAGAAGAAGACCAGTAATCCGGATTGGTACGATCGTCTCGGCGTGCAGGATCCAACTGAGGACGATGCCGAATCCGTGAAGGTGACGATGAAGTCTGGCGATGGGTCGACGATTGCCAGTCTGATCGTCGGGAAGCCTCAGCCCGGGGGCGCGCGCGATCGCCTTTACGTTCGCAAACCCGACGACAAGCAATCCTGGCTCGTCCGCAGCCCACTGAAGGCTCCGGGCGGAGTCGACAGTTGGTTGGAGAAGACGATCCTCGACGTGAACAAGGACGATGTCGAATCGGTGACATTGACCGATGAATTCGGCGAGACTGTCGAGCTTGTGCGCAAAGATGGGCATGGCAGCGATTGGGAAATCGCGAACCTGCCGGAGGGCTACGATGCAAATCCGGTGAATGTACTACAGGGACCTGCCGCGTCGCTGGGTGCACTGAAGTTCACCGATGTCGTGCCCGCTTCAGAGATTCCGGATGATGCAACCTCGGAGACAACCATGGTCGCCGAGACGTTCGATGGCGAACGTCTTGTGGCGCACACGTACTATGTCGAAGGGACGCCCCCTCTGTATTACATGACGATCGAGGCCTCCTACGATCCGTCGCTGCGTCCAAAGGATAAGGCTGACGAGGAGAACGCCGACGAGACGAAGGACGAGAATGCATTCAAGCCTCGTCCCGCCGGTGAAGTTCAAAACGAGGTCGAAGAACTGCAGCAGCGTTTCGAGGGCTGGGCCTACCAGGTCCCATCCTGGAAGGCGCAGAATATGCGCAAGAAGCTGAGCGATCTGGCCACGCGTTCTGAGAAAGTGACAGCGAGCCACATTCTCATTTCTTACGAAGGCGCCTCGCGTAGCAGTCAAACACGTACGCGAGACGAAGCACGTGCGAAGGCCGAAGAAATCCTGGCGCGCGTGCAGGAGAATCCCGACGACTTCGCCGAAATCGCGATGGAAGAATCCGACGGGCCAAGCGCTCCGAAGGGTGGTGATCTGGGCGAGTTCGGCCGTGGCCGGATGGCCCCGCCGTTCGAGGCCGCCGCGTTTGCATTGAAGCCGGGCGAAATCTCCGGAATCGTCGAGACGGAATTTGGCTTCCACATCATCAAGAGAACGAAATAA
- a CDS encoding ABC transporter permease subunit produces the protein MSNIWTIFKRELRGYFVTPLAYVFIVIFLFLTGIFTFYMGSFFQRGQADLQSFFSFHPWLYLFLIPAISMRLWAEERKQGTIELLLTLPVSMTQAVIGKFLSAWIFTGIALVLTFPMWITVNYLGNPDNGVIVASYIGSFIMAGAYLAIGTCISAMTKNQVIAFVITVVTCLLFVLAGFPVVLNFFQGWAPEYLVDAISSFSFLTHFSSITKGVIDVRDIIYFVSLIGCWLFASAIIVDMKKGQ, from the coding sequence ATGAGTAACATTTGGACGATCTTCAAACGCGAGCTGCGGGGATACTTCGTTACCCCGCTCGCCTACGTCTTCATCGTCATCTTCCTTTTCCTGACGGGTATCTTCACCTTCTACATGGGCAGCTTTTTCCAGCGGGGTCAGGCGGACCTGCAGTCGTTCTTCTCTTTCCATCCCTGGCTCTACCTTTTCCTGATCCCGGCGATCTCCATGCGCCTGTGGGCGGAGGAAAGGAAGCAGGGGACGATCGAGCTGTTGCTGACGCTCCCGGTTTCCATGACTCAGGCCGTGATTGGGAAGTTCCTTTCCGCCTGGATATTCACGGGGATTGCGCTCGTGCTGACCTTCCCAATGTGGATCACGGTGAATTATCTGGGTAACCCAGACAACGGTGTGATCGTAGCAAGTTACATCGGCAGCTTCATCATGGCCGGTGCTTACCTGGCGATCGGCACATGCATCTCCGCGATGACCAAGAATCAGGTGATCGCATTCGTGATCACCGTCGTGACATGCTTGCTGTTCGTGCTGGCCGGCTTCCCGGTCGTGCTGAACTTCTTCCAGGGCTGGGCCCCGGAATACCTGGTCGATGCGATCAGCTCGTTCAGCTTCCTGACGCACTTCAGCTCGATTACGAAGGGTGTGATCGATGTGCGCGACATTATCTACTTCGTGTCGTTGATCGGCTGCTGGCTGTTCGCCAGTGCCATCATCGTCGACATGAAAAAAGGCCAATAA
- a CDS encoding Gldg family protein, with the protein MQKGRLLSWIGLVGAVVLLLAINILSTVTFRQYRLDLTEDKLYTLSDGTRNIINSVEEPIHLTLYYSKGLASGAPSLRSHAQRVQEMLEEFSDRAGDKITLEVVDPAPFSEEEDEAVLNGLQGVPMTQAGDNFFLGLVGRNAIDQVQTIPFFDPQKDQFLEYDVAELVYNLSHPERKVLGVMSSLPFLGNVDAFDVLKSEAEREPPWIMATQLQQLFDVRKVETTATEIDDDIDVLMVIHPKDLSDQTLYAIDQFVLNGGRAMVFIDELSEMDRPPFDENNPYNSLWANRTSDLEPLLSTWGLSMEEEVVASDMKGAMRIPTRDESGRQQVVQYLPWFVSTKDTMNDKDVITAGLESVMVASAGILHKIDNTDLDITPLMTTSEESWRVPMNLVQFGPQPQNILDEFKASGEKFMIAARVSGIAKSAYPDGPPTEEGAEPTEEQMQKHVQKSDKPINVLVVSDSDILADDFWVQKQNMFGRQVIIPMAENFSFVANAAENFSGNSDLISVRSRGGFMRPFERVQELAKNAESKYREQVTELESKLKETEDRISEMQTQKEDAQSLVLSPEQQAEIEKFREERVRIRKELRKVQAELREDIEALNTRLKFINIGLIPLVVALIAVVLGLIRINRRRV; encoded by the coding sequence ATGCAAAAAGGACGACTCCTTTCCTGGATCGGTCTCGTTGGTGCGGTGGTTCTTCTGCTGGCGATCAACATTCTCAGCACGGTGACCTTCCGCCAGTACCGTCTCGACTTGACCGAAGATAAACTCTACACTCTTTCCGACGGAACGCGCAATATCATCAATTCCGTAGAAGAGCCCATCCATCTGACCTTGTACTATTCGAAGGGTCTTGCGAGCGGTGCGCCGTCGCTGCGTTCACACGCCCAGCGCGTGCAGGAAATGCTCGAGGAATTCAGCGATCGGGCCGGCGACAAGATCACGCTCGAGGTGGTCGATCCCGCGCCCTTCTCGGAGGAAGAAGATGAGGCCGTTCTCAACGGCTTGCAGGGCGTTCCGATGACGCAGGCGGGCGACAACTTCTTCTTGGGTCTGGTAGGTCGAAATGCGATCGACCAGGTACAGACGATTCCGTTCTTCGATCCGCAGAAGGATCAATTCCTGGAGTATGATGTTGCCGAGTTGGTCTATAACCTGTCGCACCCGGAGCGAAAGGTCTTGGGCGTGATGAGTTCGCTGCCTTTCCTGGGCAACGTAGATGCCTTCGATGTTCTGAAGTCCGAGGCCGAGCGGGAACCGCCCTGGATTATGGCGACTCAACTGCAGCAACTGTTCGACGTCCGAAAGGTGGAAACCACGGCGACCGAAATCGACGACGATATCGATGTGCTGATGGTCATCCATCCAAAGGACCTGAGCGATCAGACGTTGTATGCGATCGATCAGTTTGTGCTGAACGGTGGGCGAGCGATGGTGTTCATCGACGAGCTTTCCGAAATGGATCGCCCGCCATTCGACGAGAACAATCCGTACAACTCGCTTTGGGCGAACAGGACCTCGGACCTGGAACCCTTGCTTTCTACGTGGGGGCTTAGCATGGAGGAAGAGGTTGTTGCTTCCGACATGAAGGGTGCCATGCGCATCCCAACCCGCGACGAATCGGGACGCCAACAAGTGGTGCAGTACCTGCCGTGGTTTGTCTCCACGAAAGACACCATGAATGACAAGGACGTCATCACGGCGGGTCTCGAGAGTGTGATGGTCGCCTCGGCAGGTATCCTTCACAAGATCGACAACACCGATTTGGATATCACGCCGCTGATGACGACGAGTGAGGAGTCCTGGCGGGTTCCGATGAACCTGGTGCAATTCGGTCCGCAGCCTCAGAATATCCTCGATGAGTTCAAAGCGTCCGGGGAGAAGTTCATGATCGCCGCTCGCGTCAGTGGAATCGCGAAATCCGCATACCCGGACGGACCGCCGACAGAGGAGGGCGCAGAACCGACCGAAGAGCAGATGCAGAAGCATGTGCAGAAATCGGACAAGCCTATCAACGTGCTCGTCGTTTCGGATTCCGACATCCTCGCGGACGATTTCTGGGTCCAGAAGCAGAACATGTTTGGTCGCCAGGTGATCATTCCGATGGCCGAGAATTTCTCGTTTGTCGCGAATGCGGCCGAGAACTTCTCGGGTAATAGCGACCTGATCAGCGTGCGTTCGCGTGGCGGCTTCATGCGGCCCTTTGAGCGCGTACAGGAACTGGCGAAGAATGCGGAGTCCAAGTACCGCGAGCAGGTTACGGAACTCGAGAGCAAGCTGAAGGAGACCGAAGACCGCATCAGCGAGATGCAAACCCAGAAGGAAGATGCACAATCGCTGGTCTTGAGTCCCGAGCAGCAGGCGGAAATCGAGAAGTTCCGCGAAGAGCGTGTTCGCATCCGCAAGGAGCTGCGCAAGGTTCAGGCGGAATTGCGCGAAGACATCGAAGCGCTGAACACTCGACTGAAGTTCATCAACATTGGCCTGATCCCCCTGGTGGTTGCCCTCATCGCCGTCGTACTCGGCCTGATCCGAATCAACAGGAGGAGAGTGTGA
- a CDS encoding tetratricopeptide repeat protein yields MHARIRLSILLALGVSILSGNVWADEIVFKSGEIRQGRVENVRGEPNRVAYISASGRLEIPRQLIEEIKDEPDEVDYTIVGDQFVKNRSYETAIKMYQKALEADPDYTIAKDGIEKARKLIGEQQAEIQRRVAEENSGLLGKARDEISQEKFAEAERTIDQIAQQATPQQAAAVQLIRRDLYVAWGLSRIDRLDPIGAEEYFQEALKIDPDNATAREGLLRVWENDPSKREEVLAAYKLKLKDNPDDLILQQKVADILLAQQRFEDAIPHLMKLEESGKFSTSRYDDRLKNAFEQIVMRQVTAGDLAAAVKTYKQRMEVFPDTDPMPLAFLEYQKKLNDLAPNDWDGRAGLLDDLERQGLNTLAVQEAQTILRGDPENETALAFLRKDAVSQLQDIRQMFENGEFFTARERARTFIENNPRFPELIQQANDIYTKADIEAERQARRISEQAREIAERGDQYLSQARRYAELMKNRETTERTTVLSYKQEAIKFANRAIETYQTALKIDPSLGPITGMDVNTKLADARSLLGNLTRAPYQRPTRQMRPLVSEPEG; encoded by the coding sequence ATGCACGCAAGAATAAGACTCTCGATCCTGTTGGCCCTCGGGGTGAGTATTCTCTCTGGGAACGTGTGGGCCGACGAGATCGTTTTCAAGAGCGGAGAGATCCGCCAGGGCCGCGTGGAAAACGTTCGCGGCGAGCCGAACCGCGTGGCTTACATCAGCGCCTCCGGCCGGCTGGAGATTCCCCGCCAATTGATTGAGGAAATCAAGGACGAGCCGGACGAGGTGGATTACACCATCGTCGGCGATCAGTTCGTCAAGAATCGCAGCTACGAGACGGCCATCAAGATGTACCAGAAGGCTCTCGAAGCGGACCCTGATTATACGATCGCAAAAGACGGCATCGAGAAAGCGCGGAAGCTGATCGGCGAACAGCAGGCGGAAATCCAGCGCCGTGTTGCCGAGGAGAATTCAGGCCTTCTCGGGAAGGCCCGCGATGAGATTAGTCAGGAAAAATTCGCCGAAGCCGAGAGGACCATCGACCAGATCGCTCAGCAGGCAACGCCGCAACAGGCCGCGGCCGTTCAGTTGATCCGTCGCGATTTGTACGTTGCGTGGGGATTGAGCCGCATCGATCGCCTGGATCCGATCGGAGCGGAAGAGTATTTCCAGGAAGCACTGAAGATCGATCCGGACAATGCAACGGCTCGCGAAGGCCTTCTGCGGGTTTGGGAAAACGATCCGTCGAAGCGCGAAGAGGTTCTCGCCGCCTACAAGCTGAAGTTGAAGGACAACCCGGACGATCTGATTCTGCAGCAGAAGGTCGCTGATATTCTGCTCGCGCAGCAGCGCTTTGAAGACGCTATCCCGCACCTGATGAAGCTCGAAGAATCGGGTAAATTCTCGACGTCGCGCTACGATGATCGATTGAAGAACGCGTTCGAGCAGATCGTGATGCGCCAGGTCACCGCCGGCGATCTCGCAGCGGCTGTGAAAACTTACAAGCAGCGCATGGAGGTTTTCCCGGACACGGATCCGATGCCACTGGCATTCCTGGAATACCAGAAGAAGCTGAATGATCTGGCCCCGAACGATTGGGACGGACGCGCGGGTCTGTTGGACGATTTGGAACGCCAGGGACTCAATACGCTGGCTGTCCAGGAAGCGCAGACGATCCTGCGTGGCGATCCCGAGAACGAGACGGCTTTGGCCTTCCTGCGCAAGGATGCCGTCTCGCAGTTGCAAGACATCCGCCAGATGTTCGAGAATGGCGAGTTCTTCACCGCACGCGAGCGCGCGCGCACGTTCATCGAAAATAACCCACGGTTCCCGGAATTGATTCAGCAGGCCAACGACATCTACACGAAGGCCGATATCGAGGCCGAACGTCAGGCTCGCCGGATCAGCGAGCAGGCTCGCGAAATCGCCGAGCGTGGCGATCAGTACCTGTCACAGGCACGTCGCTACGCCGAGCTGATGAAGAATCGCGAGACGACGGAGCGCACGACCGTTTTGAGCTACAAGCAGGAAGCGATCAAGTTCGCTAACCGCGCGATTGAGACCTATCAGACGGCCCTGAAGATCGATCCGTCTCTCGGCCCCATCACCGGCATGGATGTGAACACGAAGCTGGCCGATGCCAGGAGCCTGCTGGGGAATCTGACGCGCGCGCCCTATCAGCGCCCGACGCGCCAGATGCGTCCGTTGGTCTCCGAGCCAGAGGGCTGA
- a CDS encoding glycosyltransferase family 2 protein: MKQPSEITTHVSAVIVSYDQPEALRRCVESLQAQVIPSWMRYSIQPEVYVGSRFGWYDESVMMLSKMRVDDHRIEGWWLVGNAGPAVARNVALRQTTADYLLFIDPAGSIESAHAVEEMAKFLNENSSVAAVAGWVGHGDSGRASAGALTPKLQLRELEVGEAPGYVAGCFSMWRREALLSIGGFDPHVRDEADTIEASLRLAEDWEFALLPDVRAALERPLRYSERSRAYITLKTRGTFGALPILFRGGGLLEAAAWPFRVVARTLNPHPTMLPAECIPPLEHPEDR; this comes from the coding sequence ATGAAGCAGCCGTCGGAAATCACAACGCACGTAAGCGCGGTCATCGTATCTTACGATCAACCGGAAGCTCTGCGTCGTTGTGTGGAGTCGTTGCAAGCCCAGGTCATCCCGAGTTGGATGCGCTACTCGATTCAGCCGGAGGTTTACGTCGGGAGTCGATTCGGCTGGTACGACGAGTCGGTGATGATGTTATCGAAGATGCGCGTCGACGATCACCGAATTGAAGGATGGTGGCTGGTAGGGAATGCCGGGCCTGCTGTCGCTCGCAATGTGGCGCTGCGACAGACGACGGCGGACTATCTGCTCTTCATCGATCCCGCCGGATCGATTGAATCTGCCCATGCAGTCGAAGAGATGGCGAAATTCCTGAATGAGAATTCAAGTGTAGCGGCCGTCGCGGGATGGGTTGGCCATGGCGATTCCGGCAGGGCAAGCGCCGGGGCGCTGACGCCCAAGCTCCAACTCCGGGAGTTGGAAGTGGGGGAGGCTCCAGGCTATGTGGCGGGCTGTTTCAGCATGTGGCGTCGTGAAGCCTTACTGTCGATCGGCGGATTCGATCCTCACGTTCGGGACGAGGCCGACACCATCGAGGCCTCTCTTCGCCTGGCCGAAGATTGGGAATTCGCCCTGCTGCCCGACGTCCGAGCCGCACTTGAACGCCCCCTGCGCTATTCCGAGCGCAGCCGAGCATACATTACGCTGAAAACGCGCGGGACGTTCGGGGCCCTTCCCATCCTGTTTCGCGGCGGCGGTCTTCTGGAAGCGGCTGCCTGGCCGTTTCGGGTGGTTGCCCGAACGCTCAATCCGCACCCGACCATGTTGCCGGCGGAGTGTATTCCCCCTTTGGAACATCCCGAAGACCGCTGA
- a CDS encoding P-II family nitrogen regulator, producing the protein MKLIIAIIKPFKLPEVKEALQEAGFPALTVSEVKGYGRQKGHTELYRGTEYQVDFVPKLRVEVVAEDEDATEILQVIMEAAKTGSIGDGKIFVLPVESAIRIRTGEQGEAAL; encoded by the coding sequence ATGAAGCTGATCATCGCCATCATCAAGCCGTTCAAGTTGCCCGAGGTCAAAGAGGCGCTGCAGGAAGCGGGCTTCCCCGCCCTGACGGTCAGCGAGGTCAAGGGCTATGGCCGCCAGAAGGGCCACACCGAACTCTACCGCGGCACAGAGTACCAAGTCGACTTTGTACCAAAGCTGCGCGTCGAAGTCGTTGCCGAGGACGAGGATGCAACGGAGATCCTGCAGGTGATCATGGAAGCCGCCAAGACCGGCTCCATCGGCGACGGCAAAATCTTCGTTCTGCCGGTCGAGTCGGCGATCCGCATCCGTACCGGCGAGCAGGGCGAAGCCGCGCTCTGA
- a CDS encoding thiamine phosphate synthase: MIADRLRLVAITNRLLRQDDPATIAAELVAGGATAILLREKDLPPRELYELACRVRDVCRPAGALFLVSQSLEVALAAGADGVHLGWQSVPLERAKSIAPPPFLIGVSAHNKDDLAAAESGDADYAFVSPIHPPRSKESRLPPLGFEGLARLAKGTSLPVVALGGLRACDTVECLQAGCVGIAAIGSLYGAATPRKAAAEFLQA; this comes from the coding sequence GTGATCGCGGATCGCCTGCGATTGGTGGCGATTACGAATCGCCTGCTGCGGCAGGACGATCCGGCGACGATCGCGGCGGAGTTGGTTGCCGGCGGAGCGACGGCGATCCTGCTTCGCGAGAAGGATCTGCCACCGCGTGAGTTGTACGAATTGGCGTGCCGCGTGCGCGATGTCTGTCGCCCGGCGGGCGCGTTGTTCCTCGTGAGCCAATCACTCGAAGTTGCACTCGCCGCCGGCGCCGATGGTGTTCATTTGGGTTGGCAGTCGGTGCCGCTTGAACGAGCGAAATCCATCGCTCCCCCGCCGTTCCTAATCGGCGTCTCTGCGCACAACAAAGACGACCTGGCAGCCGCCGAGAGCGGCGACGCGGACTACGCATTCGTTTCGCCGATCCATCCGCCGCGATCGAAAGAATCGCGCCTGCCTCCCCTGGGATTCGAGGGATTGGCACGACTCGCGAAAGGGACGTCCCTCCCTGTTGTTGCGCTGGGCGGTTTGCGGGCTTGCGACACAGTCGAATGCTTGCAAGCCGGCTGCGTGGGTATTGCGGCGATTGGAAGTCTCTACGGCGCGGCAACTCCGCGGAAAGCGGCGGCGGAGTTTCTGCAGGCTTAA
- the trpA gene encoding tryptophan synthase subunit alpha has product MNRIDELFARCREENRAALILYLTSGFPDAETTKALLPVLAESGADLIELGVPFSDPIADGPTIQKASSIALERGMSFTGTLELLSEFRKSHQTPVVLFGALNPFLAHGLEESSRLAKDAGADGFLAADLPAEEAAEFRAACQPQGLHLVPLIAPTTSNERIAAIAEHAGGFLYCIARRGITGAHSDVDQSVLDYLDRVQANANLPLAVGFGIATPDDVRSLAPHADGVVVGSALIKLIGKCQDEGLDVKQEVAAYVQSLAKACNRA; this is encoded by the coding sequence ATGAACCGAATCGACGAGCTGTTTGCCCGATGCCGCGAGGAAAACCGTGCGGCGCTGATCCTTTACCTGACCAGCGGATTCCCCGACGCCGAGACGACAAAGGCGCTCCTGCCCGTACTCGCCGAATCTGGCGCGGACCTGATCGAATTGGGAGTCCCGTTCTCCGATCCAATTGCAGACGGCCCGACGATTCAGAAGGCCTCCAGCATTGCGCTCGAACGCGGCATGTCGTTCACCGGAACGCTCGAACTCCTGAGTGAGTTCCGGAAGAGCCACCAGACCCCGGTGGTGCTCTTCGGAGCACTCAACCCCTTCCTCGCTCACGGACTCGAGGAGTCCTCCCGCCTGGCCAAGGACGCCGGTGCCGATGGGTTCCTGGCCGCCGATCTCCCGGCGGAGGAAGCCGCCGAGTTTCGCGCAGCCTGCCAGCCCCAGGGGCTTCACCTTGTGCCGCTGATCGCGCCGACGACATCGAACGAACGCATCGCGGCCATCGCCGAACATGCCGGCGGATTCCTGTACTGCATCGCGCGCCGTGGTATCACGGGCGCGCACTCCGACGTCGATCAAAGCGTTCTGGATTACCTGGATCGCGTGCAAGCCAATGCGAACCTGCCGCTCGCCGTCGGATTCGGCATCGCAACGCCGGACGACGTGCGCTCGCTGGCTCCCCATGCCGACGGCGTCGTCGTGGGCAGTGCTCTCATCAAGCTGATCGGCAAGTGCCAAGACGAGGGCCTCGACGTGAAGCAGGAAGTCGCCGCTTACGTCCAGTCCCTCGCCAAGGCCTGCAATCGGGCCTGA